In a single window of the Salvelinus namaycush isolate Seneca chromosome 18, SaNama_1.0, whole genome shotgun sequence genome:
- the LOC120063220 gene encoding long-chain-fatty-acid--CoA ligase 1-like has translation MHFQEWLQSLHSSGGVRGPVREDFWSLLPSLPSSSSFSLSSLSRSPSSLLGIGALASLTAYWLVTRRRPMQPPCDLNAQSIAVQGEPNWRRSALLKDDALLEFYYDDTRTAYDMFQRGLRVAGDGPCLGFRKPGEPYQWISYTEVAEQAQVLGSGLLGKGCQPNPEQFVGIFAQNRPEWIISELACYTFSMAVVPLYDTLGEEAMVHILNLAEISLVICDKEEKAESLLGNKEKGATPTLSCLVLFNDCSDAIVERGKNCGVEILELTQLMVLGRQNLKDPMPPKPQDLAVVCFTSGTTGKPKGAMITHGNIASNSSSVIKILEGSFFIRQEDVSISYLPLAHMFERMIQVSMFCHGARVGFYQGDISLLMDDIKTLKPTFFPVVPRLLNRIYDKILGSVTSPLRRAVLHYAVRRKQAELSSGVVRNNSLWDRLVFNRIQDNLGGNLRFILTASAPISPTVLSFLRATLGCLIFEGYGQTECTAGCTFSMPGDWSAGHVGAPLPCAMVKLVDIPDMNYYAKNGEGEICIRGHSVFRGYLKDEEKTAEALDSDGWLHSGDVGQWLLNGTLRIIDRKKHIFKLSQGEYIAPERIENIYMRCVPVLQVFVHGDSLKSHLIGIVVPDPEVFIDWVKERGIIGSYKELCQHPDVKKAVLEDMTAMGKEAGLKSFEQLKDLHLHPEMFSVSNGLLTPTLKSRRVDIRRVFQEQITNMYSTTAI, from the exons ATGCATTTTCAGGAGTGGTTACAGTCCCTTCACTCCAGTGGGGGGGTTCGGGGACCTGTGAGGGAGGACTTCTGGagccttctcccctctctcccttcgtcATCGTctttctccctttcctccctctctcggtccccctcctctctgctGGGTATAGGGGCTCTGGCCTCCCTCACTGCATACTGGCTGGTGACCCGCCGTCGGCCCATGCAGCCCCCCTGTGATCTCAATGCCCAGTCTATCGCTGTACAG GGAGAGCCCAATTGGAGGCGTTCAGCTTTGCTCAAGGACGATGCCCTGTTGGAGTTCTACTATGATGACACCAGGACAGCCTATGACATGTTCCAGAGAGGTCTGAGGGTGGCAG GGGACGGCCCATGCCTTGGCTTCAGGAAACCTGGGGAGCCTTACCAGTGGATCTCCTACACTGAG GTGGCTGAACAGGCACAGGTGCTGGGCTCTGGGCTTTTGGGCAAAGGCTGCCAACCAAACCCTGAGCAGTTTGTTGGAATATTTGCCCAGAACAGACCAGAG TGGATAATTTCAGAGCTGGCCTGCTACACTTTCTCTATGGCAGTGGTGCCCCTGTATGACACACTTGGAGAGGAGGCCATGGTGCATATCCTCAACCTGG CGGAGATCTCACTGGTGATCTGTGACAAGGAGGAGAAGGCAGAGTCCCTTCTGGGGAATAAGGAGAAAGGTGCAACACCCACTCTCTCCTGTCTGGTGCTCTTTAATGACTGCAGTGATGCCATAGTGGAGAGGGGCAAGAACTGTGGAGTGGAGATCCTAGAACTCACACAGCTCATG GTACTTGGACGACAGAACCTCAAAGATCCTATG CCACCGAAACCCCAGGACCTAGCAGTCGTGTGCTTCACCAGTGGAACCACAG GAAAGCCAAAGGGAGCCATGATCACCCACGGCAACATCGCCTCCAACTCCTCCTCTGTTATTAAGATCCTGGAG GGGTCATTTTTTATTCGGCAAGAAGACGTGTCAATCTCTTACTTGCCTCTTGCCCACATGTTTGAGAGGATGATTCAG GTGTCCATGTTCTGTCATGGGGCCAGGGTAGGATTCTACCAGGGGGATATCTCCCTGCTCATGGACGATATTAAGACTCTGAAACCCACTTTCTTCCCAGTGGTGCCTCGCCTACTCAACCGTATCTACGACAAG ATCTTAGGCTCTGTGACGTCCCCATTGCGCCGGGCAGTGCTGCACTATGCAGTGAGAAGGAAGCAGGCTGAGCTCAGCAGTGGGGTTGTACGTAACAACAGTCTGTGGGACAGGCTGGTATTCAACAGGATTCAG GATAATTTAGGAGGTAATCTGAGGTTCATCCTGACTGCCTCGGCCCCCATCTCCCCCACCGTGCTCTCCTTCCTCAGGGCCACCCTCGGCTGTCTG ATCTTTGAGGGTTACGGGCAGACTGAATGCACAGCAGGCTGCACCTTCTCCATGCCAGGAGACTGGAGTGCAG GCCATGTTGGCGCTCCCCTGCCCTGTGCAATGGTGAAGTTGGTTGACATCCCTGATATGAACTATTATGCCAAGAatggagaaggagag ATCTGTATCCGTGGCCACAGTGTGTTCCGGGGTTACCTGAAGGATGAGGAGAAAACAGCAGAGGCCCTGGATAGTGATGGCTGGCTGCACAGTGGAGATGTGGGCCAGTGGTTACTG AACGGGACACTTCGCATCATCGACAGGAAGAAGCACATCTTCAAGCTGTCCCAGGGAGAGTACATTGCCCCTGAAAGGATTGAGAACATCTACATGCGTTGTGTCCCTGTGCTACAGGTCTTTGTGCACGGTGACAGCTTAAAG TCTCACCTGATTGGTATTGTTGTGCCAGACCCAGAAGTGTTTATTGATTGGGTTAAGGAGAGGGGAATCATTGGATCCTACAAGGAGCTCTGCCAGCATCCA GATGTGAAGAAAGCAGTGTTAGAAGACATGACAGCCATGGGGAAGGAAGCTGGGCTGAAGTCTTTTGAGCAG CTGAAGGACCTGCACCTGCATCCAGAGATGTTCAGTGTTAGCAACGGCCTTCTCACCCCCACTCTGAAGAGCAGACGAGTGGACATCCGCAGGGTCTTCCAGGAACAGATCACAAACATGTACAGCACAACAGCCATCTAG